The following is a genomic window from Sciurus carolinensis chromosome 3, mSciCar1.2, whole genome shotgun sequence.
GGGGGTTTTGTCCTTGGAGGAGGGCAAACTGGGGGAAACCTGGATTCTCAGAGCAGCAGCCAGTTTGTCAGGCCCGTAACTGGTCCGCACCATGCCAGTGCTCCATGTCCTCGCTTGAAGGAACTCCTGGCTTCCCTGGGCAGACAGAACCTTGGGGTGTGAAACAGAATAAATAAGTGCCCAGTAGTGGGTTGGATGAAGATAGGCATCTGGAAAAGTAAGACTTGAAAACTTCTGCCTCTGTTATGAGGGTGTCCTTGGTTTCCACAAAGAATGGGTTGGAGGAAATGGGATAGTTGAGTCAGACTCAAAGAAGGACTTACTGAGAGGGAATTAAGCCTGAAATAAACTCTAGCATAATGTCTGTTTCTTGGTCATATTTAAGAATagctcaggctggggagatagctcagctggtagagtgtttgcctcgcaagcacaaggccctgagttcgatccccagtaccgccaaactgccaaaaaaaaaaaaagaatagctctgtgtgtgtgtgtgtgtggttctcaGCAAAGAATTTTCCAACTGTCTCCCTTCTGCTTCAGGGTACCACTGAGGGGTTGAAGGAAAGATAGCTAGTGATAGTGCCCAGTTTTCTCCTCTTACTGATTTTTTGTAAAAGTCCAtggtgctgggtgctgtggcacatacctgtaattccagtgactcggaaggctgaggcagggggattgcagtTTTGAGGTTAGCttcaactcagcaagaccccatttcaaaataaagactaaaacgggctggggatgtaacacttgggttcattccccagtactctacacacacacatagtctATGAGAAGGGAAAAGTGGAGAGAGTATTAAGAGAATAGCATAttacctctaaataaaaatttcaggagGCCGTTGTTTGGGATTAAGTTCCTGCTATGGGCCCCCATAGACCAGACTAAAAAAGTGGAGTCACTCACATTGAAGTTCCAAGTCATGAAGCTAAAATTAAGCATGCTATTGACCTTCCAAGAAATCAGGATTAGAACAGCAAACGTCAAACAGGCCAGCTTCGGTTGGCGGGGCAATGAAGttccttccctcttcctaatttttttatgAGAAAGTTAATGTAAAGTGacatgttatttttctgttgttctgtCTCCCTGTCCCCACCTTACAAGGAAAGTTCTTTGAAATGACCcatccattttgatttttgtttctgctttcttcagaaAATCAGAGTGGGAACTCCAGACAAGATCCTTGCAGTTGCTGGTGGGCTTCCCTTAGAGCCTGACACTTCCAGAGGTCCCCGGGTGGACTCCTTCAGCATGCCCACCACATTCCGGGAACCACTCAGTGAGGGGGCAGATCTTCCCTCAGCCCCCACTTTGAGCAAGATGCCATGCCGTACCTCAGCCCGGCTGAGTCAGAGCCCCTCAGGCCACTTCAGATAtgtctttttttggtggggggagtaccagggattgaacccagaggtgcttaaccactgagccacatccccagccccccagcccctttttttttattttgagacagggtcttgctaagttgctgaggctgactttgaacctgtggtcctcctccctcagcctcccgagtttaCTCCCTtattgggatcacaggtgtgagccaccacatccagctagaATGGACACACTTTACCAGTGGCAAAACTCTAAACAGCATAAAACGGTATTGGGGAAGTGTCCCTCTTCCCCTGCGCCCTAGAAACACTCCATGGCTCCCTTCTCCCCATGGAAGCAGTTGCTATTCTGGTTTTTGGGTATCCTTGGGCGGGGTGGCATAGTCTCTATGTACAGTTTGTTTCCCCACAAACTCTGCCCCTTGCTTGTATACCCTGCTGTGTTCATTTATCTGTTGGGGAGGTTATTCCACATCAGTCATGCGGATCTCCTCATCCTCCTCTTGTttgggtgttggggatggaacccagggatgcttttccCTTGATCCACATAGacaacccctttttaaaattttgagacagggtcttgctaagttgcttaaaacCCTGcttaattactgaggctggcttcaaacttgggatcctcatgCCTGAGCTTCCCAAGTCACGGGGATTATGGGCTTGTGCCATCGTGCCCAGCTCGTCATTGTTCTAACAGCTGCACTGTGTCCTCTAGGGCCAGTGGATCATCGTTTATGTGATCGTTACCCACAGATGAACACCACTTTTTGCTGTTCTGCAGTGTGCTGCGGTGTGGCTTTTTGGACTAGTGCTTTTGTGCACATGTGGATATAACAGTCATATAAATTTTTAGAAGGGGAATTGCTAGAAAACTCTGAGTTTTCCAAGTCCAGAGTTTTCCtggacttgggctggggatgtagctcagtgatacagtacttgcctagcatgcatgaggccctgagttcaattcctagtaccccgctccccacacacacactaaacCACCTTTCCTCCAGAGTGTTCCTGGACTGTCCTCTTGACAGGAAAAATTATGCTCCTGGGGGCATGATCTCTAGAATAAGGGAGAGAGGGATGATGGGCTGGGTTCTAGGGCGAAAACTAACTCGCTGAGCTTGCTCAGGTTGCATGTGTGCTGTTCAGGTCTACAAGACTCTGCAAGATGCTGTGGTGACCATGTATAGAACTGAGGGACCCTTGGTCTTCTACAAAGGCTTGACCCCCACCTTGATCGCCATCTTCCCATATGCTGGGCTGCAGTTCTCCTGTTACAACTCCTTGAAGCATGTCTATGAGTGGGTCATGCCGGCCAATAGAAAGCACAGCGGTGAGACGTTCCACAAATGAgtccccccagccctgcccagcccatgCCATGAGTCTCTTTCCAAATCAAGAAGGAAAGAGTTTTCTTATCAGAAGCTAAGGTGCCCCTGGTTTTCTGTACCTGGCTTTATAGTGTAGCCAACAAAACAAGTAAGCCCAGCAgcttagaaataaattattttgtctaTCTCTTGCCATGCCCATCATTGGCATCAATGAGATTTATTTCCAGTGATTggtcctggttttctttttctttttttgtacccagCGGTGTTTTACaaacctccccagtccttttttatttttttaatttggggatttaatttggggtctcactaagtttctgaaggtctcactgagttgctgaggctgacctcaaacttgtgatcctcctgcctcagcttcctgagctgctgggattaattttgttttgaatccaAGTTGCAAATTcactttttttggttgttttgttgttgtggtggtagTGGTTGTTagctgggaagggacatcctgtTCTCTCTCCAGCCTGGAACCAAGTCCCATTGCCTAGCCTACTGTCCCTTATGGCCTCCAGTGGGAGACTGCTGCATAAAGGCTCACACCCTGCTGGCCTGCTGTCCAACCTGCAGTCTGATATCATTCTTACAGAGAGTGACTCTCTCTGGCTCTGGCTCCTACATTAAATTCCCTTTGGTATCCAAGGATGCTTGTGGGGCCTGGGCTTGTGTGGAGATTAGACCTGATGGCATTTAAGTTGTCCATCAGGATTgcacttctcctcctcccttccctcagtCTCATTTCTCTGGCACAGAGAACATCAAAAACCTGCTTTGTGGCTGTGGGGCTGGAGTCATCAGCAAGACCCTCACGTATCCCCTGGACCTCTTCAAGAAACGGCTGCAGGTTGGAGGGTTTGAGCAGGCCCGAGCTGCCTTTGGACAGGTGAGCTGTCCCTGTACAAATAGCTCTGCCCCTAGCATTCACACGGAGGAGCCAGCATTCAGCTCCTGCCCACTGGGCAGCACTGTTCCTGATACCCCCAGCCTATAGTTCAATTTCTTTgcataaataaacacacatatactTTTCAACAAACATGAGGTTATACACTGCATGTAAGGTTTTGTAACCTCCTGTTTCCATGAACAAACTTGTCCTGTGGAGACAGTTTGAATTTGGAATGGGAGAGGTGGTAAGAGCCCAGGACAGAGGACGACGGTCCTGCTCCTAACAGAGACTCTGTTCTGTTTTGGCCGTAGGTGGGAGATGGCTCATGGGAGGACCAGTGGGAACCAAGGCCAGAGAGGGAAGCCAGGCTTCAGAGCTTGGACCTGACTCTTCATGACGTGGAACTTTAGAAAGGGAGGGCTGTCCTGCCTTGGGCACACAGGTCTAGCAGCAGTGTGTGGTGTCAACTAGAGACAAGGAGGTCAGGCTGGAGGGGTGGCACTGGTTAGGCTAGGAGCTAGCAAGGGCCAGATTTAGATCTGTAGCCCCAGGAGAAGCAGGTGGGATGGGGTGGAGGATCTGAGACACCTCTCAGGAGAGGGTCCAGAGTTGCCACAGTCAGCCGGTGCCTCCTCGGCAGGAAGCAGCTCTGTCCAGCTCTGGCTTCAGGCACTTCCTGTGAAGTCACCTGAGCCTACCTGGACGGGAAGAATGAAAGCAGCTTACTTGCTGTATtcactttccttccttcattgcACAAGCATCTGTGGGAGCTGTGATGTCCTAGGTGCATCTCTTTTGCTCGTTTCATCCCTGCTCAACCCCAACCTTCCTCTCCCCAGGTGCGGAGATACAGGGGCCTCCTGGATTGCACCAAGCAGGTGCTGCAAGAGGAAGGTGCCCAGGGCTTCTTCAAGGGCCTGTCCCCCAGTCTGCTGAAGGCTGCCCTCTCCACGGGCTTTGTGTTCTTTTGGTATGAGCTTGTCTGTAACTTCTTCCACTGCCTGAAAAGGACAGACAGCTAGCTTTGGGGCAGGAAGAGACTGAGGTCTTTACTGGAGATCACCTTCTGAAAGAAGCAAAGCCTGATCTCGTGTGGCACCGAAGACTCTTCTCTGGCGTGTGCTCCAGGTCAGCCTTCTCAAGCACGAACAGTCACTGGGAGCAGGGTGGCAGCCCTGACCCACCAGATGGGACACCATCAGAAGGGCCAGGACTTTCTCCATGACAGGATGTAGGCGTGGAGCTGTGGGACAAGCGACCCCAGTGAGAAGGAGCTCCCACTTGTTCTTCTCAGTGCAGCTCAGATACAAGGGAATCAGATGCCACCTTCCACCTCGCAGTTGCATCCACTGCATCTAGACAGGAACTCCTGCTTCTGGGAGGGGCTGCAGTTTCAGTGCAGAGGGCCAGGAGTGGGCTGTTCGCTGGAGTTTGGTCCCCACCCTTGGGCTGTTTTCCCCAACAACTTATTTAATAGACATTAAAGCAAAAAAGCACATTCCTTCCCT
Proteins encoded in this region:
- the Slc25a19 gene encoding mitochondrial thiamine pyrophosphate carrier isoform X1; translation: MVGYDPKEDGRINSKFEVAVAGSVSGLITRALISPLDVIKIRFQLQVERLSRSDPNAKYHGILQAGRQILQEEGPTAFWKGHIPAQLLSIGYGTVQFLSFELLTELVHRANLYNTREFSVHFVCGGLSACAATLAVHPVDVLRTRFAAQGCMCAVQVYKTLQDAVVTMYRTEGPLVFYKGLTPTLIAIFPYAGLQFSCYNSLKHVYEWVMPANRKHSENIKNLLCGCGAGVISKTLTYPLDLFKKRLQVGGFEQARAAFGQVRRYRGLLDCTKQVLQEEGAQGFFKGLSPSLLKAALSTGFVFFWYELVCNFFHCLKRTDS
- the Slc25a19 gene encoding mitochondrial thiamine pyrophosphate carrier isoform X4 — its product is MVGYDPKEDGRINSKFEVAVAGSVSGLITRALISPLDVIKIRFQLQVERLSRSDPNAKYHGILQAGRQILQEEGPTAFWKGHIPAQLLSIGYGTVQVYKTLQDAVVTMYRTEGPLVFYKGLTPTLIAIFPYAGLQFSCYNSLKHVYEWVMPANRKHSENIKNLLCGCGAGVISKTLTYPLDLFKKRLQVGGFEQARAAFGQVRRYRGLLDCTKQVLQEEGAQGFFKGLSPSLLKAALSTGFVFFWYELVCNFFHCLKRTDS
- the Slc25a19 gene encoding mitochondrial thiamine pyrophosphate carrier isoform X2; this translates as MVGYDPKEDGRINSKFEVAVAGSVSGLITRALISPLDVIKIRFQLQVERLSRSDPNAKYHGILQAGRQILQEEGPTAFWKGHIPAQLLSIGYGTVQFLSFELLTELVHRANLYNTREFSVHFVCGGLSACAATLAVHPVDVLRTRFAAQGEPRVYKTLQDAVVTMYRTEGPLVFYKGLTPTLIAIFPYAGLQFSCYNSLKHVYEWVMPANRKHSENIKNLLCGCGAGVISKTLTYPLDLFKKRLQVGGFEQARAAFGQVRRYRGLLDCTKQVLQEEGAQGFFKGLSPSLLKAALSTGFVFFWYELVCNFFHCLKRTDS
- the Slc25a19 gene encoding mitochondrial thiamine pyrophosphate carrier isoform X3 translates to MVGYDPKEDGRINSKFEVAVAGSVSGLITRALISPLDVIKIRFQFLSFELLTELVHRANLYNTREFSVHFVCGGLSACAATLAVHPVDVLRTRFAAQGCMCAVQVYKTLQDAVVTMYRTEGPLVFYKGLTPTLIAIFPYAGLQFSCYNSLKHVYEWVMPANRKHSENIKNLLCGCGAGVISKTLTYPLDLFKKRLQVGGFEQARAAFGQVRRYRGLLDCTKQVLQEEGAQGFFKGLSPSLLKAALSTGFVFFWYELVCNFFHCLKRTDS